In a genomic window of Limibacter armeniacum:
- a CDS encoding glycoside hydrolase family 2 protein produces MKLRKSALLVLMACLSATGLQAQKKQDVLQYSMQTKWAKEVDPQNVRPEYPRPQMTRDNWENLNGYWEYAIESKGKGKPSKFDGNILVPFAVESELSQVKKMVGQENYLWYKRTFTAKKNNKERVLLHFDAVDWEATVFLNGKEIGVHRGGFDPFEFDITAYLKEGEQELLVRVWDPTDQDTQARGKQSATPRGIWYTPVTGIWQTVWLETVPMDYVKRINTRPDIDQRQAAVKMEFSPLSKDLNLVVTAKVEGKTVNVQTTALKVGSSQAEIDLNIADPKLWSPENPFLYDMEIALQDEKGNTIDKVGSYFGMRKISLGKDANGYTRIMLNNEPVFHWGLLDQGWWPDGLYTAPTEEAMLYDVKVTRDMGFNMIRKHVKVEPARYYYHCDKMGVLVWQDMPNGNYLKELRVEAWEKDVKRPKESAVQFESELKEMMDDFGTFPSIVVWVPFNEGWGQYDTERIAEWVKNYDPTRICDAPSGWADRGVGDLVDIHLYPGPGMEPAEKNRASVLGEFGGLGWPVENHLWWNKKNWGYLTYNSQEVFTDEFSRIVEELQPLVGWGLSAAVYTQTTDVEGEVNGLMTYDREVIKVNPAEIKKLSAKLYQPWWNKQMLVADSETERQEWMVTESKPAKNWMATDYDDFFWMKKEGPFSTEEMYTLEASTGWDSDKLYARKKFYLSQLPQHLYIKHYLPKAKVKIYVNGHEIKTIEDKGGRKRHYSHELFNEAIKYLKEGENVLAVEVENGKEKAAFDLGLYTSEVMIPLSPDTAAN; encoded by the coding sequence ATGAAATTGAGAAAAAGTGCCCTGTTGGTACTCATGGCTTGCCTGAGTGCAACCGGTTTGCAGGCACAGAAAAAGCAGGACGTCTTGCAGTATTCCATGCAGACGAAGTGGGCAAAGGAGGTTGATCCACAAAATGTAAGACCAGAATACCCACGTCCGCAGATGACCCGTGACAATTGGGAAAACCTGAACGGTTATTGGGAATATGCCATAGAGTCAAAAGGAAAAGGAAAACCTTCCAAATTTGATGGTAATATTCTGGTGCCATTTGCAGTGGAATCTGAGTTGAGTCAGGTTAAGAAAATGGTGGGGCAGGAAAATTACCTTTGGTACAAAAGGACTTTTACGGCTAAGAAAAATAACAAGGAGCGTGTATTATTGCACTTCGATGCAGTAGACTGGGAAGCGACGGTTTTCCTGAATGGCAAGGAGATCGGCGTACACCGTGGTGGTTTTGACCCTTTTGAGTTTGATATTACGGCATACCTGAAAGAGGGAGAGCAGGAACTGCTGGTAAGGGTTTGGGACCCGACAGACCAAGATACACAGGCAAGAGGTAAGCAATCGGCTACTCCTCGTGGCATTTGGTATACACCAGTTACAGGCATCTGGCAGACGGTTTGGTTAGAGACTGTGCCAATGGATTATGTAAAGAGAATCAATACCCGACCTGATATCGATCAGCGTCAGGCAGCAGTGAAGATGGAATTCTCGCCTCTTTCAAAAGACCTGAACCTGGTCGTGACAGCCAAAGTGGAAGGTAAAACGGTGAACGTGCAGACAACAGCGCTGAAGGTGGGAAGCAGTCAGGCAGAGATTGACCTTAACATTGCAGATCCGAAATTGTGGTCTCCTGAAAATCCATTCTTATATGATATGGAAATTGCCTTGCAGGATGAGAAAGGCAATACCATAGACAAGGTAGGCAGCTACTTTGGTATGCGTAAGATCTCACTGGGTAAGGATGCCAACGGTTATACACGCATTATGCTGAACAACGAGCCTGTCTTCCATTGGGGGTTGTTGGATCAGGGTTGGTGGCCTGACGGTCTGTATACAGCACCTACCGAAGAGGCAATGCTCTATGACGTAAAGGTAACCCGTGATATGGGTTTTAACATGATCAGAAAACATGTAAAGGTGGAGCCTGCCCGTTACTACTACCACTGCGATAAGATGGGTGTTTTGGTTTGGCAGGACATGCCGAACGGCAATTACCTGAAAGAACTGAGAGTGGAAGCATGGGAAAAGGATGTGAAACGTCCCAAAGAGTCGGCTGTACAGTTTGAGTCAGAGTTGAAAGAGATGATGGATGACTTCGGGACTTTTCCTTCCATTGTGGTTTGGGTACCATTCAATGAAGGTTGGGGACAGTACGATACGGAGCGCATCGCTGAATGGGTGAAAAACTATGACCCAACCCGTATCTGTGATGCACCAAGCGGATGGGCAGACCGTGGCGTAGGAGATCTGGTAGACATTCACCTGTATCCAGGACCTGGTATGGAGCCTGCTGAGAAAAACCGGGCTTCCGTTTTGGGTGAGTTTGGTGGATTGGGCTGGCCTGTGGAAAATCACCTGTGGTGGAATAAGAAGAACTGGGGGTACCTGACCTACAATAGTCAAGAAGTATTCACAGATGAGTTTAGCCGCATTGTGGAAGAGTTGCAACCGTTGGTAGGTTGGGGACTTTCAGCTGCGGTATATACGCAAACGACAGATGTGGAAGGTGAGGTAAATGGACTGATGACCTATGACCGTGAAGTGATCAAGGTAAATCCGGCAGAGATCAAAAAGCTGTCTGCCAAGCTGTACCAACCTTGGTGGAACAAGCAAATGTTGGTAGCCGATTCGGAAACAGAACGTCAGGAATGGATGGTAACAGAAAGCAAGCCTGCTAAAAACTGGATGGCTACTGATTACGATGACTTCTTCTGGATGAAAAAGGAAGGACCATTCAGTACTGAGGAAATGTATACACTGGAAGCAAGCACAGGATGGGATTCAGACAAGCTTTATGCAAGAAAGAAGTTCTACCTGAGCCAGTTGCCACAGCACTTATACATCAAGCACTATCTACCGAAGGCAAAGGTAAAGATTTATGTCAACGGGCATGAGATTAAAACCATTGAGGATAAAGGAGGCAGAAAAAGACACTACAGCCATGAGCTATTCAATGAGGCTATCAAATACTTGAAGGAAGGTGAGAATGTACTGGCAGTAGAAGTGGAAAATGGGAAGGAAAAGGCAGCTTTTGACCTTGGATTATATACATCTGAAGTAATGATACCGCTGTCGCCTGATACGGCAGCCAACTGA